One window from the genome of Parasteatoda tepidariorum isolate YZ-2023 chromosome 8, CAS_Ptep_4.0, whole genome shotgun sequence encodes:
- the LOC107452963 gene encoding NADPH oxidase 5 isoform X2, translating to MELIANLEKTKPSEGLTPDNLRYLEEIFNNAVGNNKEVDFESFKNIVQSKNVFFVKRIFHIFDADKSGTVSLEEFMSVIKSFANQTPSEKLHYLFQVYDINGDGTIQFNELRNVISECMKENGLKFQECEVDELTRMLFEDADADGSGSITFTEFKNQVEKHPGFMENLTQSIERWFLPPMKPKEKQSFSCSCFPRRIKWLHIRNNLTSVTFLLMFFLLNVTLFTSRACHYWDTNIYVILARACGQCLNFNCAFIVFLILRQTLTWLRAHGFSEYFPIDQHLYYHKLTGCVIVFYSVLHTVMHVINFYNMSVQSESKDEESIPFLQFLTSTHLNIGWIGGAACITGWILILILIIMFISSMPFVRRNGKFEVFYYLHQLSFVFWMCLILHAPHFWKWFLAPALLFLVEIVTRISRHLSSNKVAYVQHGILLPSKVTQLVIKRPPKFDYRPGDYVYINIPAIATYEWHPFTISSAPELDDVIWLHVRGVGEWTNSLYNYFDRTEKEAVLSDELAKNLEVECQSQVGSEQLNCFRDSTTSDVLAGTDRNCSALSYLKINDATFICTPEPEQKIIHRENALISSSSDILDDTFVNPSFVSEDDANQTVIEMELGKGRQQNNSNKDSVSSLSINSNVDLVWRRTSFTSNSTSRAIQKKNREDIRSYMAEQSINISRPDTTTNRSSSRLSVKGFPKSKRKSVRVSIAKKGLRRCQTVIVMPTVAEDEEEEPKMDLDKDVLPTEEEIKDLNREIEFENVIVKQEPLKIYLDGPYGSPSRHIFHAKHAVLIGTGIGVTPFASILQSIMYQYRKSRHTCPNCNHKWSDPLPVSNMHLKKVDFFWLNRHQRAFEWFVNLLSELEIEQAQLEEKDRFLDIHMYITSALHRTDMKAVGLQMALDLLYKKEKRDLITGLKSRTQPGRPDWNKVFSSIAEQQKGKVTVFFCGPNQLAKTLQTKCDEFGFRFRKEIF from the exons atgGAATTGATTGCAAACCTTGAGAAAACAAA GCCTTCTGAGGGACTTACGCCGGACAACTTGAGATACTTGGAAGAAATCTTCAATAATGCCGTTGGTAACAATAAAGAAGTTGATTttgagagttttaaaaatatagtgcaGTCAAAAaac gTGTTTTTTGTAAAGCGCATCTTCCATATCTTTGATGCCGACAAATCTGGAACTGTATCACTCGAGGAATTCATGAGTGTTATAAAATCTTTCGCCAATCAAACGCCGTCAGAAAAACTTCATTATCTGTTTCAAGTATATGACATTAAtg GTGATGGAACAATTCAATTTAATGAGCTGCGAAATGTTATAAGTGAATGCATGAAAGAGAATGGCCTGAAGTTTCAAGAATGTGAAGTTGATGAGTTAACACGTATGCTATTTGAAGATGCTGACGCTGACGGAAGTGGCAGTATAACATTCACTGAATTCAAAAATCAAGTAGAAAAGCATCCAGGTTTCATGGAGAATTTAACTCAGAG TATTGAAAGATGGTTTCTGCCACCAATGAAACCAAAAGAAAAGCAGTCTTTTTCATGTTCTTGCTTTCCGAGACGAATAAAATGGCTGCACATCAGAAACAACTTGACAAGTGTAACTTTCCTACTCATGTTCTTCCTTCTCAATGTCACTTTGTTTACTTCAAGAGCTTGTCACTACTGGGACACAAATATATACGTCATACTCGCTAGAGCCTGTG GACAATGTCTCAATTTCAACTGTGCTTTCATCGTCTTTTTGATTCTACGGCAAACGCTCACATGGTTGCGAGCGCATGGGTTTTCCGAATATTTTCCTATCGATCAACATCTCTACTACCATAAACTAACAGGCTGCGTCATCGTATTTTACAGTGTCTTACACACAGTAATGCAtgtcattaattttt ataacaTGTCTGTACAAAGTGAAAGTAAGGACGAAGAAAGTATTCCCTTTCTACAATTCCTCACTTCCACCCACCTGAATATTGGTTGGATCGGGGGTGCAGCGTGTATAACTGGGTGGATTCTGAtacttattttgataatcatGTTTATATCCTCCATGCCTTTTGTTCGTcgaaatggaaaatttgaa GTATTTTACTACCTCCATCAATTATCGTTTGTGTTTTGGATGTGTCTAATATTACACGCCCCTCATTTTTGGAAATGGTTTTTAGCACCAGCGTTACTCTTCTTAGTTGAAATCGTTACCCGCATTAGTCGGCATTTATCCAGCAATAAGGTAGCATATGTTCAACATGGAATCCTTCTACCTTCTAag GTAACTCAACTAGTTATCAAGAGGCCTCCCAAATTTGATTACCGCCCTGGTGATTACGTTTACATAAATATTCCCGCGATTGCAACGTATGAATGGCATCCCTTCACAATTAGCAGTGCTCCAGAATTAGATG ATGTTATTTGGCTTCATGTTAGAGGAGTCGGTGAGTGGACTAACAGCCTGTACAATTATTTCGACAGGACTGAGAAAGAAGCTGTTCTAAGTGATGAATTAGCGAAAAATTTGGAAGTTGAGTGTCAGTCACAAGTAGGCAGCGAGCAGCTCAATTGCTTTCGAGATTCTACAACATCAGACGTATTAGCGGGTACAGATAGAAATTGTAGCGCTCTgtcctatttaaaaataaacgatgCAACTTTTATCTGCACGCCTGAACCAGAGCAAAAAATTATCCACAGAGAAAATGCCCTGATTTCTTCCAGCAGTGACATACTAGATGACACCTTTGTCAATCCATCTTTTGTATCTGAAGACGATGCAAACCAAACTGTCATAGAAATGGAATTAGGTAAAGGAAGAcagcaaaataattcaaataaagacaGCGTAAGCTCCTTGAGCATCAATTCAAATGTTGATCTTGTATGGCGAAGAACGTCTTTCACATCAAATTCTACAAGTAGAGCAATACAGAAAAAGAATCGAGAGGATATTAGGAGCTACATGGCAGAACAAAGCATTAACATTAGTAGACCTGATACTACCACAAACCGATCTTCGTCAAGATTATCAGTAAAAGGATTTCCAAAATCTAAAAGGAAATCGGTTCGAGTCTCCATTGCCAAGAAAGGTTTACGACGATGTCAAACAGTCATTGTAATGCCAACCGTCGCAGAAGATGAGGAAGAAGAGCCGAAGATGGATTTAGACAAAGATGTGCTACCCACTGAAGAAGAAATCAAGGATTTAAATAGGGAAATCGAGTTTGAAAATGTCATTGTAAAACAAGAACCCTTAAAA atatatttAGATGGACCTTATGGATCTCCATCTCGCCACATATTCCACGCAAAGCATGCTGTTCTGATTGGTACTGGTATTGGAGTAACCCCTTTTGCCAGTATATTGCAAAGCATTATGTATCAATATAGAAAATCTAGGCACACATGCCCCAATTGTAACCACAAATGGTCTGATCCCCTTCCAGTATCAAACATGCACCTTAAAAAG GTGGATTTTTTCTGGCTCAATCGACATCAGCGTGCATTTGAGTGGTTTGTGAATTTGCTCAGTGAACTCGAAATAGAACAAGCTCAACTTGAGGAGAAAGACAGATTTCTGGATATCCACATGTATATAACATCGGCCTTACACCGGACAGATATGAAAGCAGTGGGTCTACA
- the LOC107452963 gene encoding NADPH oxidase 5 isoform X1 translates to MELIANLEKTKPSEGLTPDNLRYLEEIFNNAVGNNKEVDFESFKNIVQSKNVFFVKRIFHIFDADKSGTVSLEEFMSVIKSFANQTPSEKLHYLFQVYDINGDGTIQFNELRNVISECMKENGLKFQECEVDELTRMLFEDADADGSGSITFTEFKNQVEKHPGFMENLTQSIERWFLPPMKPKEKQSFSCSCFPRRIKWLHIRNNLTSVTFLLMFFLLNVTLFTSRACHYWDTNIYVILARACGQCLNFNCAFIVFLILRQTLTWLRAHGFSEYFPIDQHLYYHKLTGCVIVFYSVLHTVMHVINFYNMSVQSESKDEESIPFLQFLTSTHLNIGWIGGAACITGWILILILIIMFISSMPFVRRNGKFEVFYYLHQLSFVFWMCLILHAPHFWKWFLAPALLFLVEIVTRISRHLSSNKVAYVQHGILLPSKVTQLVIKRPPKFDYRPGDYVYINIPAIATYEWHPFTISSAPELDDVIWLHVRGVGEWTNSLYNYFDRTEKEAVLSDELAKNLEVECQSQVGSEQLNCFRDSTTSDVLAGTDRNCSALSYLKINDATFICTPEPEQKIIHRENALISSSSDILDDTFVNPSFVSEDDANQTVIEMELGKGRQQNNSNKDSVSSLSINSNVDLVWRRTSFTSNSTSRAIQKKNREDIRSYMAEQSINISRPDTTTNRSSSRLSVKGFPKSKRKSVRVSIAKKGLRRCQTVIVMPTVAEDEEEEPKMDLDKDVLPTEEEIKDLNREIEFENVIVKQEPLKIYLDGPYGSPSRHIFHAKHAVLIGTGIGVTPFASILQSIMYQYRKSRHTCPNCNHKWSDPLPVSNMHLKKVDFFWLNRHQRAFEWFVNLLSELEIEQAQLEEKDRFLDIHMYITSALHRTDMKAVGLQMALDLLYKKEKRDLITGLKSRTQPGRPDWNKVFSSIAEQQKGKVTVFFCGPNQLAKTLQTKCDEFGFRFRKEIFYS, encoded by the exons atgGAATTGATTGCAAACCTTGAGAAAACAAA GCCTTCTGAGGGACTTACGCCGGACAACTTGAGATACTTGGAAGAAATCTTCAATAATGCCGTTGGTAACAATAAAGAAGTTGATTttgagagttttaaaaatatagtgcaGTCAAAAaac gTGTTTTTTGTAAAGCGCATCTTCCATATCTTTGATGCCGACAAATCTGGAACTGTATCACTCGAGGAATTCATGAGTGTTATAAAATCTTTCGCCAATCAAACGCCGTCAGAAAAACTTCATTATCTGTTTCAAGTATATGACATTAAtg GTGATGGAACAATTCAATTTAATGAGCTGCGAAATGTTATAAGTGAATGCATGAAAGAGAATGGCCTGAAGTTTCAAGAATGTGAAGTTGATGAGTTAACACGTATGCTATTTGAAGATGCTGACGCTGACGGAAGTGGCAGTATAACATTCACTGAATTCAAAAATCAAGTAGAAAAGCATCCAGGTTTCATGGAGAATTTAACTCAGAG TATTGAAAGATGGTTTCTGCCACCAATGAAACCAAAAGAAAAGCAGTCTTTTTCATGTTCTTGCTTTCCGAGACGAATAAAATGGCTGCACATCAGAAACAACTTGACAAGTGTAACTTTCCTACTCATGTTCTTCCTTCTCAATGTCACTTTGTTTACTTCAAGAGCTTGTCACTACTGGGACACAAATATATACGTCATACTCGCTAGAGCCTGTG GACAATGTCTCAATTTCAACTGTGCTTTCATCGTCTTTTTGATTCTACGGCAAACGCTCACATGGTTGCGAGCGCATGGGTTTTCCGAATATTTTCCTATCGATCAACATCTCTACTACCATAAACTAACAGGCTGCGTCATCGTATTTTACAGTGTCTTACACACAGTAATGCAtgtcattaattttt ataacaTGTCTGTACAAAGTGAAAGTAAGGACGAAGAAAGTATTCCCTTTCTACAATTCCTCACTTCCACCCACCTGAATATTGGTTGGATCGGGGGTGCAGCGTGTATAACTGGGTGGATTCTGAtacttattttgataatcatGTTTATATCCTCCATGCCTTTTGTTCGTcgaaatggaaaatttgaa GTATTTTACTACCTCCATCAATTATCGTTTGTGTTTTGGATGTGTCTAATATTACACGCCCCTCATTTTTGGAAATGGTTTTTAGCACCAGCGTTACTCTTCTTAGTTGAAATCGTTACCCGCATTAGTCGGCATTTATCCAGCAATAAGGTAGCATATGTTCAACATGGAATCCTTCTACCTTCTAag GTAACTCAACTAGTTATCAAGAGGCCTCCCAAATTTGATTACCGCCCTGGTGATTACGTTTACATAAATATTCCCGCGATTGCAACGTATGAATGGCATCCCTTCACAATTAGCAGTGCTCCAGAATTAGATG ATGTTATTTGGCTTCATGTTAGAGGAGTCGGTGAGTGGACTAACAGCCTGTACAATTATTTCGACAGGACTGAGAAAGAAGCTGTTCTAAGTGATGAATTAGCGAAAAATTTGGAAGTTGAGTGTCAGTCACAAGTAGGCAGCGAGCAGCTCAATTGCTTTCGAGATTCTACAACATCAGACGTATTAGCGGGTACAGATAGAAATTGTAGCGCTCTgtcctatttaaaaataaacgatgCAACTTTTATCTGCACGCCTGAACCAGAGCAAAAAATTATCCACAGAGAAAATGCCCTGATTTCTTCCAGCAGTGACATACTAGATGACACCTTTGTCAATCCATCTTTTGTATCTGAAGACGATGCAAACCAAACTGTCATAGAAATGGAATTAGGTAAAGGAAGAcagcaaaataattcaaataaagacaGCGTAAGCTCCTTGAGCATCAATTCAAATGTTGATCTTGTATGGCGAAGAACGTCTTTCACATCAAATTCTACAAGTAGAGCAATACAGAAAAAGAATCGAGAGGATATTAGGAGCTACATGGCAGAACAAAGCATTAACATTAGTAGACCTGATACTACCACAAACCGATCTTCGTCAAGATTATCAGTAAAAGGATTTCCAAAATCTAAAAGGAAATCGGTTCGAGTCTCCATTGCCAAGAAAGGTTTACGACGATGTCAAACAGTCATTGTAATGCCAACCGTCGCAGAAGATGAGGAAGAAGAGCCGAAGATGGATTTAGACAAAGATGTGCTACCCACTGAAGAAGAAATCAAGGATTTAAATAGGGAAATCGAGTTTGAAAATGTCATTGTAAAACAAGAACCCTTAAAA atatatttAGATGGACCTTATGGATCTCCATCTCGCCACATATTCCACGCAAAGCATGCTGTTCTGATTGGTACTGGTATTGGAGTAACCCCTTTTGCCAGTATATTGCAAAGCATTATGTATCAATATAGAAAATCTAGGCACACATGCCCCAATTGTAACCACAAATGGTCTGATCCCCTTCCAGTATCAAACATGCACCTTAAAAAG GTGGATTTTTTCTGGCTCAATCGACATCAGCGTGCATTTGAGTGGTTTGTGAATTTGCTCAGTGAACTCGAAATAGAACAAGCTCAACTTGAGGAGAAAGACAGATTTCTGGATATCCACATGTATATAACATCGGCCTTACACCGGACAGATATGAAAGCAGTGGGTCTACA